The following is a genomic window from Triplophysa rosa linkage group LG11, Trosa_1v2, whole genome shotgun sequence.
TGAAATGGAAAACACTCCATATGCTTTGGTTGCATGGAATCAACGTCCTACAGTTCATGCAGGTCATGCATATAAATCATAAACGCATACATCATACGACACAACTTTCATTATTGCTAATCAAGTTCTGTACAAGCACACTCCATATTTCACTGACGCCTCTGGAAGTCTATACTGAGTCAATAAAGCTGTCGTATTTTACAATGATTCCTTTTAACCACACGTATGGGTGTTTGGGCAGGTGTctattaatcatttttaaattccTGATCAATtcaagttgtttttttacacgATTTACAgaaataatgttgtttttatttattgaacttgttctttattttaagcatgaaaAATGCCGACAAAGACATGATGTCAGCTTTTGACATACTTTTCTTGCACATATCTTATTGTAGTTAAACTACAAGCACAGGAGGAGGTGGGGCATGTGTTTCACTCAGTGCATAAATATGAGTGAATAACAGTAATCTGTGCAAGACTCCATCGTCGTACAGGAAACTTCACTTTGGAATCTTTGCACACTTTACCATGTACCTGCACTGGATAATATTTTCTCTTGCGTTCGGTGAGTTTTTTGAAGCCTAACACTTATTAAACACTGAAACTTGAAAATggagttgttttcagttttgttaGATTACTGGATAAACGTGTTATCGGAGAAAAACAGAAGTGATGTTCTTTTTGATCTCGTGTGTAGGTTGGGTGAGCGCCGCTGGTAACTGCAGTTATAAGAGTCTTATAGAACATCTTGGCTTGGATGGTGATAACGTTCAGATGAAGTCCATGAGGCCTGTGTATAACTGGAGAACCCCTACCAAAGCTTTTGTGGACCTGTATGTGACCTCCATCACAGATGTGGTATGAGTCCAGCATGATTTACATCCATTCGCATTTTCCTCCATGTGACGTCACATGCTGTTGTGTAGGTCAAcacttttttccttttaatcTACAGAATGAAAAAGCCCAAAGCATTTCAACACAAATTACATATGAATCTGTAAGTATTGCATGAGCAGAAGTTCAAgatctttgtcttgttttccactGCAGATATTTACATCAGGACTTCATAGCAAACATAATAGATCAGAAAAGATCTATAatcaaaatcattttctttttctgaatttattatttCAAGCGTTTGGGTGAAATGATCGTttgtgtttcattctgtgaactactaacaatatttctcccaaattgcaaataaaatgattgtttctatttgcatttgtttgccggttaaaataacagaaaagacactctgtatttttcagacctcaaatactaaaaagaaaacaagttcatattcaagTTTAAGCAATACACttgtaatatttctacatggaAAGttctaaaatgattttttggtaTGATAACATGGATTTTGATCCGTTTTCATGCGTAtcgtcatgctgtcagtctttcatattgctgttggatgactttgtcactcctgaggtttgattttgttgaaattcatcagacactggactggacacatTACAACTAGAAACgctgaataaatgaacatttgtaaCGGTCTCTTTTCCGTGGCTGTACATAATAccatgtatatactgtagtaactgcctaaatgtatgtaaagctgctttgcaaaattgtgaaaagcactttaaatgaaattgaattgaatagaatTTTACACCTACATTTACTacattttgatgtgtttttatacacatttttataaCTTAATACCTTAAACCATCTTGCTTATCAAGTAAATGTGCCTTCATTTGAGAATTAAGAAATGCTACACAAGCAGTTTTCTTGTTTGCTGTATATTATGAATGTTTGAATTATGAATGTTTTATACGATATATTGCCCATTGGCCGTTTTGTTCTGCACTGGTTATTGAAAACTCCAAATTGGTCAAGCACTAGTTATATTCAGTGTTAACTTCATGACTCATATCTTTGCAGGGATGGGTCAGTGAATTTACAAAGTGGAGCGAACGTGACTTTTGTGGGATCTGTATGTTGTCGGTTGAAAAAGATAAGATCTGGATTCCAGACATTGTCTTCACTGAAAGGTCTGTAGTTTGTAGTAATGTGAGAATGACTTGCCATCTTGGTCACATTTTAATTGAGTTTTCAGGGAATTAAGGCAACagagttcattgtgcattacaGAACGTACTCCTGAGAGAGCATTTATTGAAACTGAGCTGCAAAAATGGGTTTCAACCCCACATTTagaagttgttgtttttttaagtcaCAGCAGCAAAACTTGTTTAATTTCAAGAGTCAGGGGGTGGGTAATGGTTTTTTGTAAACTAAACATTATGAatagaaaaagtaataaaaatgtatggcATGACCCAATTCATGAAAATAACCCATTTTTGCATCTTTCGTATAATGTGACCAAATTCGTTGTGTCTGTGCTCGTAGTATCGCATtgaataatgttgttttttcttgttaGTATCAAGACAGACTTTGCAACTATACAAAATCCATACGTAAAGTTGATCAGTTATGGTTTGATAGCCCAGTTTGAAACTTTAGCTGTGACCAGCACTTGTAAGATAGACTTGATCAAGTTTCCCTTTGATGTCCAAACCTGCTCTCTGACCATTCATTCTCCAATGCATCCAGGTACATCTGAAACCCACATGTCAATGTCTGCAAATATGAATTGTAACCTTCCGTATTGTCCGACATTACTCTCATACTGATGTCTATTGGtgatttcattttctttcagcTATGGAGCTTACACTTGACCCATATTCTGATGCATCAGTCCTGACGTCCAGCTCCAAAAAGGCCTTTCAAACTCAGGGCGAGTGGGAACTCCTCAATATAAATATGTCGAAAGCCAATGCGAGCACTCTACACAGCCTACAGGATCAGCTGATATATACGGTACAGGACAGAAAAAATGCCAATGCTCTCTTGACAATAGcagattgttttattttgttttcaatgctGCGCCTAACATTTTTGACGCACAAAAATCGACGCATTAAAAATTGAACTGGGTCATCTATAAAATATTAACAGAATCTCACAAGAACTTCTTAAAAGCTTTAATTCATGTATTTCACTGCTCCATTGTTAAGAccgtttgtgtttttcagttcaCCATGAAAAGGAGACCTCTACTGTACGTCATCACCTTCATATCACCTGTGTTTTGCTTTCTTGTGTTGGACGTGGCCTCCTTCTTCATCGATGCGGGCGGAGGAGAGAAGCTGAGCTTTAAGGTCACTTTGCTGCTGTCCATTTCTGTGTTGCTGCTCATTCTTAATGACAAGCTGCCATCCACCGCCAATGAAGTCCCATGGATTGGTGAGTCTAACAAGTATCAACACATAACAAAATAAAGTACAATGCAGTTAAGAATGCAATgtttattgaaaaacaaaattgtttaaaatgatttataagaATCATTAATAGGACCGAATATCAAGAAACAAGTTTCACATGATAGAGACACCAAGGTTGCCAAAAGGTCATTATATAGTGAAGTAaatatatattctatatatatTCATAGAACATAAAAGAGAGAAGAAAATATTCACGAAAATTCTGGCACAAGATGTTAAAGACTTATTGTGTCTGTGGACTATTGTTAGTCGCtctcaaaaataaaggtgcttaaaaggttcttcacagcgatgccatagaagaaccatttctggttccgaaccatctctttcttacctttttataatctgaagaagcTTTTttctccacaaagaaccttttgtgagacagaaaggttcttcagatgttaaaggttctttatagaaccatctagacaaaaaaggttcttctatggcatgtatttttaagagtgaagggTTGGGTATTGTttgaattttatcgattccaattcttatcgattccgattcttatcgattcccagttttgaTTCCaaagttgaagtaaaacatttagacatcaacctgtatggtcatttggcctgcttattgactggtttgcaatatatacagtatatatactgtatatgaagagtttggttcaaaaatgagataactcagtcATAATAACAAGAAAAATACAGCTTACTAACACAagacaacacaacaaaaacatgataacatacatgatttttgacatttttgaaaaacggaattatctcattttggaaccaaactcttcatatatatatacactcacctaaaggattattaggaacaccatactaatacggtgtttgaccccctttcgccttcagaactgccttaattctacgtggcattgattcaacaaggtgctgaaagcattctttagaaatgttggcccatattgataggatagcatcttgcagttgatggagatttgtgggatgcacatccagggcacgaagctcccgttccaccacatcccaaagatgttctatcgggttgagatctggtgactgtgggggccattctagtacagtgaactcattgtcatgttcaagaaaccaatttgaaatgattcgagctttgtgacatggtgcattatcctgctggaagtagccattagaggatgggtacatggtggtcataaagggatggacatggtcagaaacaatgctcaggtaggccgtggcatttaaacgatgcccaattggcactaaggggcctaaagtgtgccaagaaaacatcccccacaccattacaccaccaccaccagcctgcacagtggtaacaaggcatgatggatccatgttctcattctgtttacgccaaattctgactctaccatttgaatgtctcaacagaaatcgagactcatcagaccaggcaacatttttccagtcttcaactgtccaattttggtgagctcgtgcaaattgtagcctctttttcctatttgtagtggagatgagtggtacccggtggggtcttctgctgttgtagcccatctgcctcaaggttgtgcgtgttgtggcttcacaaatgctttgctgcatacctcggttgtaacgagtggttatttcagtcaaagttgctcttctatcagcttgaatcagtcggcccattctcctctgacctctagcatcaacaaggcattttcgcccacaggactgccgcatactggatgtttttcccttttcacaccattctttgtaaaccctagaaatggttgtgcgtgaaaatcccagtaactgagcagattgtgaaatactcagaccggcccgtctggcaccaacaaccatgccacgctcaaaattgcttaaatcacctttctttcccattctgacattcagtttggagttcaggagattgtcttgaccaggaccacacccctaaatgcattgaagcaactgccatgtgattggttgattagataattgcattaatgagaaattgaacaggtgttcctaataatcctttaggtgagtgtatatatacgtatatatacaGATATACACGTATtaatgagcaccgttttgtgtatatatacacatagcaaccatgttttgtctgatttaatacaatttgtattaccatagctTAACtgcatcatggttaaactgtagttaatataatgaaactatggtaaatttgtggttcctgtgctttatcacaagttaacacatgcacatttctgaAGAGAtccacacaggaattgataagaggaattgaaattttaattccaagtatccgattcctattccttttgaTTTCGATTCCTaatcgattcccaaccctaattgtTAGCCATTAGTTGTGAAAGACAGAAATGTATTGAAACGATCAAAAGATAATTTGCTGTATGTATCTTCACTGCAGGGGTCTATTGCATTGCGATTTTCATTCTCATTGGCATCAGCATTCTGGAGACCATCCTTGTGAATTTTTTAATGGCTGAAGGAGAGCAGATTCAGAGTCCAGAGCCACCCGTGGATTCCTCATCTGCTGTTACTGGTGAGTATTTACCCAACATATAACTATGATGATCTCTTTGCACAGCTCATGTAATATTTCACCATGGATTTACTAAGCAGACGGACAACAAGTCTAAAGAGACCTTGTGACCTCTAATGTTGCTGTATGCCAGAATCAATTCAGAATTAATCTAGACCCAGGCTTTATTTCTCCCTTCACAAATACGGTAAAAGACATCAACAGCCCATCGGATTCAGCGTCAGACAGGAATGACAACCAGTCTCATATCCTTGGTTCTCTGAAGCAGATCCTCAAGAAGCCTTACACTGTGACCCATGAGAATCGAGTGGAGAGAAGATGCCTGTACTGGACCAGAGCCGCCCAGATAATAAACATTATCTTCTTGATTCTTTACATCATCACCATTATTGTGCTTCTAGCAATCATTTATAACGCTTGGTTCACAGAGTAAATTCAGCTGCTCTTTATTGATGAGCTAACTTTCTGCATGGTTTGAAAAGATCATTAAGAAATATAGATTTGTCAGTTATAcatgtgcaaaataaaaaatgatgacattattttttgcaataaataaacttttaggCTTTTTATAGAAAGCAATACATATTTTACtaaatacactctaaaaaatgctatATGTTGAAATAGGCAAACCTAACCGATGCGTTTTACATTTATGCTGGGTTGATTTAGCCCAAACACTTAATCCTGTCGGTTTGtccttttttgacccaacaatggctTGAAAAGTGCATGtattgtattcatttatattcaccAAAACAATTATCTTGACAAAAAGTCTTTAATTCCACCAACAGCAAATAATAGCCTATTAATCTTTTAagtcgttttatttttttagactCAACAAGAGTGTAACCTTTGAAGTGTTGCTGTTGTTATCCAAACAATAATACGTTTTGGAGATTTCTCAGTAGTTTGACTTAAAGAATCAGATGAGCTATAGATAAgattttctatattttattttatattgtctTTACCGTAATCGCATTTGGATCGGTTACTCCTAGATATGTCAACTGTATCGATGTCCTCATTTTGTCTTTCTCCtgtaaaattagggctgtcacgattattaaataatcgtctcatcgcgattgtttgacctcatcgccatgatttcggatcatcgcaattatcgcacatctctatagaagacactagggggaactgtagtgcatctgcatattgcatattttagtgtatatattgttactaaagcatggtaatacttgtaaaatgtaccaccacaacacaattacttaaaaaaaaaacctaaaacatatacaaattacctgcagtacaatttaatattatttaagcaaatctcagtgtgaaaaccagtctaccaaaatttcattaacacacaagtaaaattttactgtagtcttgc
Proteins encoded in this region:
- the LOC130561697 gene encoding 5-hydroxytryptamine receptor 3A-like isoform X2 yields the protein MYLHWIIFSLAFGWVSAAGNCSYKSLIEHLGLDGDNVQMKSMRPVYNWRTPTKAFVDLYVTSITDVNEKAQSISTQITYESGWVSEFTKWSERDFCGICMLSVEKDKIWIPDIVFTESIKTDFATIQNPYVKLISYGLIAQFETLAVTSTCKIDLIKFPFDVQTCSLTIHSPMHPAMELTLDPYSDASVLTSSSKKAFQTQGEWELLNINMSKANASTLHSLQDQLIYTFTMKRRPLLYVITFISPVFCFLVLDVASFFIDAGGGEKLSFKVTLLLSISVLLLILNDKLPSTANEVPWIEIETHQTRQHFSSLQLSNFGELVQIVASFSYL
- the LOC130561697 gene encoding 5-hydroxytryptamine receptor 3A-like isoform X1, with protein sequence MYLHWIIFSLAFGWVSAAGNCSYKSLIEHLGLDGDNVQMKSMRPVYNWRTPTKAFVDLYVTSITDVNEKAQSISTQITYESGWVSEFTKWSERDFCGICMLSVEKDKIWIPDIVFTESIKTDFATIQNPYVKLISYGLIAQFETLAVTSTCKIDLIKFPFDVQTCSLTIHSPMHPAMELTLDPYSDASVLTSSSKKAFQTQGEWELLNINMSKANASTLHSLQDQLIYTFTMKRRPLLYVITFISPVFCFLVLDVASFFIDAGGGEKLSFKVTLLLSISVLLLILNDKLPSTANEVPWIGVYCIAIFILIGISILETILVNFLMAEGEQIQSPEPPVDSSSAVTDINSPSDSASDRNDNQSHILGSLKQILKKPYTVTHENRVERRCLYWTRAAQIINIIFLILYIITIIVLLAIIYNAWFTE